From one Magnolia sinica isolate HGM2019 chromosome 18, MsV1, whole genome shotgun sequence genomic stretch:
- the LOC131233942 gene encoding uncharacterized protein LOC131233942 isoform X2, whose translation MLIAASDHLYGAGNAWKMHRNHRSFDFRTDSGCRFHHYMWKISRPKCEVRGFPSFKASLISNPDDFEVGRLVGSYGFMNITSYSSFQSGGLSNVGIFEGLDLGYSSEDIEQLRVQDVGEGQVKIRLYEGRVTQGPLKGTRVIFKVYPGQRAGGSEADMMAANELSAHAFLQDDPKGICQNIQILLGGFETKTGEQWLAFRNDGKYSAADYAKAKSEGISKDRALGEQNFWNPFDWEQKVKRRRFFVIKLLRGAISGLAYMHDHDRLHQSLGPASVNLNTIAEREATYLIPRLRDLAFSVDIRYSSLEAGPGVLSEGLWRRASAAGAFTPLEKRSFGIADDIYEAGLLFAYLAFVPFCEAGAMDGLSLQVTRSSDRDLK comes from the exons atgcTAATTGCAGCTTCCGATCATCTATATGgagcaggaaatgcatggaagATGCATAGAAACCATAGATCGTTTGATTTCAGAACTGATTCTGGATGTAGATTTCATCACTACATGTGGAAGATTTCGAGGCCGAAATGCGAGGTTCGTGGATTTCCATCATTCAAAGCGAGTCTCATTTCGAACCCTGATGATTTCGAGGTGGGACGCTTAGTCGGAAGCTACGGATTCATGAACATTACCAG CTACTCATCATTTCAATCAGGAGGTCTATCTAACGTTGGGATATTTGAAGGATTGGATCTCGGGTATTCTTCGGAAGACATTGAACAGTTGAGAGTCCAAGATGTGGGAGAGGGCCAAGTGAAGATCAG GCTTTATGAGGGCAGAGTAACTCAGGGTCCACTGAAAGGAACTCGAGTCATATTCAAG GTATATCCGGGGCAGCGTGCTGGTGGCAGTGAGGCAGATATGATGGCGGCAAATGAGCTAAGTGCTCATGCTTTTCTTCAA GATGATCCCAAAGGTATTTGTCAGAATATCCAGATACTCTTGGGCGGTTTCGAGACAAAAACTGGGGAGCAG TGGCTTGCTTTTCGTAATGATGGCAAATATAGCGCAGCAGATTATGCAAAGGCTAAGAGCGAAGGCATATCAAAAGACCGTGCTCTGGGAGAACAAAACTTTTGGAATCCCTTCGACTGGGAGCAAAAAGTAAAACGTAGAAGGTTTTTTGTTATTAAGCTGCTTCGGGGAGCAATAAGTGGTCTAGCATATATGCATGACCACGATAGATTGCACCAAAGTCTTGGACCTGCTTCTGTCAATCTCAA CACGATAGCGGAGAGAGAAGCGACTTACCTGATCCCACGGCTCCGTGATTTAGCCTTTTCAGTTGATATAAG GTATTCATCCCTTGAAGCAGGACCTGGAGTACTCTCTGAGGGATTATGGCGCAGGGCATCTGCAGCTGGTGCTTTTACTCCTTTGGAGAAGAGATCCTTCGGAATAGCAGATGACAT ATATGAAGCTGGTCTTCTTTTTGCATACTTGGCTTTTGTCCCCTTCTGTGAAGCCGGTGCCATGGACGGCCTTTCTTTGCAA GTTACCAGAAGCAGCGATCGGGATCTCAAATGA
- the LOC131233942 gene encoding uncharacterized protein LOC131233942 isoform X1, translated as MLIAASDHLYGAGNAWKMHRNHRSFDFRTDSGCRFHHYMWKISRPKCEVRGFPSFKASLISNPDDFEVGRLVGSYGFMNITSYSSFQSGGLSNVGIFEGLDLGYSSEDIEQLRVQDVGEGQVKIRLYEGRVTQGPLKGTRVIFKVYPGQRAGGSEADMMAANELSAHAFLQDDPKGICQNIQILLGGFETKTGEQWLAFRNDGKYSAADYAKAKSEGISKDRALGEQNFWNPFDWEQKVKRRRFFVIKLLRGAISGLAYMHDHDRLHQSLGPASVNLNTIAEREATYLIPRLRDLAFSVDIRYSSLEAGPGVLSEGLWRRASAAGAFTPLEKRSFGIADDIYEAGLLFAYLAFVPFCEAGAMDGLSLQRLFESTFRLDLEAAREYCQADDRLLEAVKFLDLGDGAGWELLQAMLNPDFRQRPIAEAILNHRFMTGAVL; from the exons atgcTAATTGCAGCTTCCGATCATCTATATGgagcaggaaatgcatggaagATGCATAGAAACCATAGATCGTTTGATTTCAGAACTGATTCTGGATGTAGATTTCATCACTACATGTGGAAGATTTCGAGGCCGAAATGCGAGGTTCGTGGATTTCCATCATTCAAAGCGAGTCTCATTTCGAACCCTGATGATTTCGAGGTGGGACGCTTAGTCGGAAGCTACGGATTCATGAACATTACCAG CTACTCATCATTTCAATCAGGAGGTCTATCTAACGTTGGGATATTTGAAGGATTGGATCTCGGGTATTCTTCGGAAGACATTGAACAGTTGAGAGTCCAAGATGTGGGAGAGGGCCAAGTGAAGATCAG GCTTTATGAGGGCAGAGTAACTCAGGGTCCACTGAAAGGAACTCGAGTCATATTCAAG GTATATCCGGGGCAGCGTGCTGGTGGCAGTGAGGCAGATATGATGGCGGCAAATGAGCTAAGTGCTCATGCTTTTCTTCAA GATGATCCCAAAGGTATTTGTCAGAATATCCAGATACTCTTGGGCGGTTTCGAGACAAAAACTGGGGAGCAG TGGCTTGCTTTTCGTAATGATGGCAAATATAGCGCAGCAGATTATGCAAAGGCTAAGAGCGAAGGCATATCAAAAGACCGTGCTCTGGGAGAACAAAACTTTTGGAATCCCTTCGACTGGGAGCAAAAAGTAAAACGTAGAAGGTTTTTTGTTATTAAGCTGCTTCGGGGAGCAATAAGTGGTCTAGCATATATGCATGACCACGATAGATTGCACCAAAGTCTTGGACCTGCTTCTGTCAATCTCAA CACGATAGCGGAGAGAGAAGCGACTTACCTGATCCCACGGCTCCGTGATTTAGCCTTTTCAGTTGATATAAG GTATTCATCCCTTGAAGCAGGACCTGGAGTACTCTCTGAGGGATTATGGCGCAGGGCATCTGCAGCTGGTGCTTTTACTCCTTTGGAGAAGAGATCCTTCGGAATAGCAGATGACAT ATATGAAGCTGGTCTTCTTTTTGCATACTTGGCTTTTGTCCCCTTCTGTGAAGCCGGTGCCATGGACGGCCTTTCTTTGCAA AGGCTTTTTGAAAGCACTTTCCGGCTTGATCTTGAAGCTGCAAGAGA GTACTGTCAAGCAGATGACCGTTTGTTGGAAGCTGTCAAGTTTCTGGATCTTGGTGATGGTGCTGGTTGGGAATTACTCCAG GCAATGTTGAATCCTGACTTCCGCCAAAGGCCAATTGCAGAAGCCATATTAAACCATCGATTCATGACTGGTGCTGTTCTATGA